From one Doryrhamphus excisus isolate RoL2022-K1 chromosome 9, RoL_Dexc_1.0, whole genome shotgun sequence genomic stretch:
- the LOC131136171 gene encoding creatine kinase, testis isozyme-like produces the protein MANRKLRGLKPEDEYPDLSQHKNHMAKFLTLDLYTTLKARSTRSGFTIDGVIQTGVDNPGHPYIMTVGCVAGDEESYEVYKELFDLVIEDRHGGYKPTDTHKTDLNPDNLVGGDDLDPNYVLSSRVRTGRSLRGFCLPPHCSRGERRALEKISIEALGSLTGDMAGKYYPLKDLSEAEQQQLINDHFLFDKPVSPLLLASKMARDWPDGRGIWHNESKTFLVWVNEEDHLRVISMQQGGNLKEVFTRFCAGLGELEARFKEKGHVFMWNEHLGYILTCPSNLGTGLRAGVHVKLPNMSKHPDFEEVLKRLRLQKRGTGGVDTDAVDGVFDISNADRLGFSEVDLVQMVVDGVKVLVEMEKNLEKEEPIDDLMPNQK, from the exons CGGATCTTAGTCAGCATAAGAACCACATGGCCAAGTTCTTAACCCTGGACTTGTACACCACGTTGAAGGCGAGGTCTACCCGCAGTGGCTTCACCATCGATGGTGTCATTCAAACTGGGGTGGATAATCCTG GACACCCTTACATTATGACAGTGGGCTGCGTGGCTGGAGACGAGGAGTCCTACGAGGTCTACAAAGAGCTGTTTGACCTTGTGATCGAGGACAGACATGGAGGATACAAACCCACAGACACGCACAAGACTGACCTCAACCCAGACAACCTTGTG GGGGGTGACGACTTGGACCCAAACTACGTTTTGAGTTCCCGTGTGAGAACAGGCCGCAGCCTGCGCGGATTCTGTCTGCCGCCACACTGCAGCAGAGGAGAGAGACGCGCTTTAGAGAAGATCTCTATTGAAG CTCTGGGGTCCCTAACCGGCGACATGGCTGGAAAATACTACCCCTTGAAGGATTTGTCTGAGgcagagcagcagcagctgatcaatgaccacttcctgtttgacaagCCGGTGTCCCCTCTGCTGCTGGCCTCCAAGATGGCCCGTGACTGGCCCGATGGCAGAGGCATCTG GCACAATGAGAGCAAGACCTTCTTGGTGTGGGTGAATGAGGAGGATCATCTGCGTGTGATCTCCATGCAGCAGGGAGGCAACTTGAAGGAAGTATTTACCCGCTTCTGCGCCGGACTTGGAGAG CTGGAAGCCAGGTTCAAGGAGAAAGGCCATGTCTTCATGTGGAATGAGCACCTGGGCTACATTCTGACCTGCCCCTCCAACCTGGGCACCGGACTGCGTGCAGGCGTGCACGTCAAGCTGCCAAACATGAGCAAGCACCCTGATTTTGAGGAGGTTCTTAAGAGGCTGCGTCTCCAAAAACGTGGAACCG GTGGCGTGGACACTGATGCTGTGGATGGAGTGTTTGACATTTCCAATGCTGATAGACTGGGCTTCTCTGAGGTGGACCTGGTGCAGATGGTGGTTGATGGTGTCAAGGTGCTGGTGGAAATGGAAAAGAATTTGGAGAAGGAAGAACCCATTGATGATCTGATGCCCAATCAGAAGTAG
- the ube2f gene encoding NEDD8-conjugating enzyme UBE2F — MLTLASKLKRNDGAQTSRASGGSDSTHRVSIRDRLLTKEVAELEANLPSTCKANFPDEDKLHHFQLAVSPDEGYYQSGKFQFEIDVPEAYNMVPPKVRCLTRIWHPNITENGEICLSLLREHSIDGTGWAPTRTLKDVVWGLNSLFTDLLNFDDPLNIDAAEHHLRDKEDFRNKVQDYIKHYAR, encoded by the exons ATGCTTACATTGGCCAGTAAGCTGAAAAGAAACGATGGAGCACAGACAAGCCGTGCCTCAGGAGGCTCTGACTCAACTCATAGGGTCTCAATAAGGGACCGTCTCCTTACCAAAG AAGTTGCCGAACTTGAAGCCAATCTTCCTA GTACATGCAAAGCCAATTTCCCAGATGAGGACAAGCTGCACCATTTTCAGTTGGCAGTGTCTCCTG ATGAGGGTTACTACCAAAGTGGCAAGTTTCAATTTGAAATAGATGTCCCAGAAGCCTATAACATGGTG CCTCCAAAAGTGAGATGTCTGACTAGAATATGGCATCCAAATATCACTGAGAATGGAGAGATCTGCCTGAG CCTTTTACGTGAACATTCTATCGATGGAACAGGGTGGGCTCCCACCAGAACATTAAAG gatgtgGTCTGGGGATTGAACTCATTGTTCACT GACTTGTTAAATTTTGATGACCCGTTGAACATCGATGCGGCAGAACATCATCTGAGAGACAAG GAGGACTTCCGTAATAAAGTTCAAGATTACATCAAGCACTACGCCAGATGA